In the Syngnathus scovelli strain Florida chromosome 8, RoL_Ssco_1.2, whole genome shotgun sequence genome, one interval contains:
- the zmp:0000001200 gene encoding dedicator of cytokinesis protein 9 isoform X9: protein MQGRASKVPKKELVIESPQQYQSLAAAEAEVDSVPQVVVKPKVIEPLDYENVLVQRKTQIISDVLRDMLKFPLEDFEILTLRRQGRSLYPTVPDNAEKGAQSLFVQECIKTYKSDWHIVNYKYEAYSGDFRQLPNKVSRPEKLAVHVFEVDEDVDKDEDTASLGSQKDGITKHGWLYKGNMNSAISVTMRSFKRRYFHLTQLGDGSYNLNFYKDEKISKEPKGTIFLDSCMGVVQNNKVRKFAFELKMQDKSTYLLAADSEGEMEDWINTLNKILHSSFEIAMQDKRNGESHDDDDLGKSDSSSGSMDSFQSARDIESRMRNEMRLKLFTLDPDTQKLDLSGIEPDVKQFEEKFGKRVLINCNDLSFNLQSCVAENEEGPTTNVEPFYVTLSLFDIQNGRKISSDFHVDLNHPFVRGMMPNYETQYINGGGDIIPEGPRLVHGVPETVMCYPRQGVFSITCPHPDIFLVARIEKVLQGGINHCAEPYMKSSDSTKVAQKVLKNAKLACHRLGQYRMPFAWSARPLFKDASGTLDKSARFSPLYRQDNNKLSNDDMLKLLADFRKPEKMAKLPVILGNLDVTIDNVAPDLTNCVTSSYIPVKQFDLSEKSPVFFEVEEFVPYIAKCSQPFTIYNNHLYVYPKFLKYDGQKSFAKARNLAVCIEFMDSDDEDALPIKCIYGRPGGPLFRKSAFAAVLHHQQNPEFYDEFKIELPTQLHEKHHLLFTLYHVSCESNSKASTKKREQVETQVGYAWLPLLKDGRVIMNECHIPVAANLPAGYLSCQGGASKHSGPEVKWVDGAKPLFKVSTHLVSTIYTQDQHLHNFFHHCQSIASSPQAPGGELVKYLKSLHAMESHVMIKFLPTTLNQLFRVLTSASQEDVAVNVTRVMIHIVAQCHEEGLEHYLRSYVKFVFKTEPYTVSTSRSVHEELAKAMTAILKPSTDFLTCNKLLKYSWYFFEALVKSMAQYLVQSCKVKLSRNQRFSASFHHTVETVVNMMMPHITQKYKDNLDAARNANHSLAVFIKRCFNLMDRGFVFKQINNYINCFMPGDPKTLFEFKFEFLRVVCNHEHYVPLNLPMPFGKGRILRFQDLQLDYSLTDDFCKNHFLVGLLLREVNAALQEFREIRQIAIQVLKNLMMKHTFDDRYTSKSQQARLATLYLPLFGLLQENVNRLNVKEVTPFTVNHCNSNGREDSLLTNTLMTPPRSSTFLDTSLHKDVFGAISGTASPHASSTPNVNSVRHADSRGSLISTDSGNSLPERNTEKGNSLDKSQPASSMGSLLRCDKLEQAEIKSFLMCFLHLLKSMSEDALFTYWNKATSAELMDFFTLVEVCLHQFRYMGKRYIARNQDGAGPVAHERKSQTLPVSRNRAGMMHARLQQLSSLDNSYTFNHTYSHTDADTLNHSLLDANIATEVCLTVLDTLSIFIMGFKTQLCVDHGHSPLMKKVFEVHLCFLRINQSETALKQVFTSLRTFIYKFPSTFFEGRADMCAAFCYEILKCCNSKLSSIRSDAAHLLYFLMKSNFDYTGRKSFVRTHLQVVIAVSQLIADVIGIGSTRFQHSLSIINNCANSDRTIKNTAFPYDVKDLTKRIRTVLMATAQMKEHERDAEMLVDLQYSLAKSYTSTPELRKTWLDSMARIHVKNGDLSEAAMCYVHVAALVAEYLRRKGMFKQGCSAFEVVTPNIHEEAAMMEDVGMQDVHFNEDVLMELLEECADGLWKAERYELISEIYKLIIPIYEKRRDFEKLARLYDTLHRAYSKVTEVMHTGKRLLGTYFRVAFFGQGFFEDEDGKEYIYKEPKFTPLSEISQRLLKLYSDKFGQENVKMIQDSGKINPKDLDSKYAYIQVTHVTPDLEDKELADRKTDFERSHNIRRFVFEMPFTVSGKKQGGVEEQCKRRTILTTTHRFPYVKKRIPVMYQQHKDLSPIEVAIDEMNKKVAELNQLCSANEVDMIRLQLKLQGSISVQVNAGPLAYARAFLDDASAKKYPDNNVKQLKEVFRHFVEACGHGLGINERLIKEDQQEYHDEMKANYRDLARELSIIMHEQISTVEDGIKSPLPDSLHIFNAISGTPTGATIQGIPSSSSVV, encoded by the exons ATTTTGACTTTGAGACGACAAGGCCGAAGTCTCTACCCAACAGTGCCTGACAATGCAGAGAAAGGCGCTCAGAGTCTGTTTGTCCAAGAG TGCATTAAGACCTACAAGAGCGACTGGCACATCGTCAACTACAAGTATGAAGCTTATTCGGGAGACTTCCGCCAGCTTCCAAA CAAAGTTTCCAGGCCTGAAAAACTGGCAGTCCATGTTTTTGAAGTGGATGAGGACGTTGACAAAGATGAG GATACGGCCTCACTTGGATCTCAGAAGGATGGGATCACCAAACATGGCTGGCTCTATAAAGGCAACATGAACAGCGCCATCAGTGTTACCATGAGG TCATTCAAGAGGAGATATTTCCATCTGACGCAGTTGGGAGACGGCTCTTACAATTTAAACTTCTACAAAGATGAGAAGATCTCCAAAGAGCCCAAAGGAACCATTTTCTTGGATTCCTGTATGGGCGTTGTTCAG AATAACAAAGTCCGGAAGTTTGCTTTTGAGCTGAAGATGCAGGATAAGAGCACCTACCTGCTGGCTGCAGACAGTGAAGGCGAGATGGAGGACTGGATCAACACGCTCAACAAGATCTTGCACAGCAGCTTTGAGATCGCCATGCAGGACAAGCGCAATGGAGAAAGCCATGACG atGATGATCTTGGAAAGTCAGACAGTTCCTCTGGCAGTATGGACAGTTTTCAG agtgcAAGAGATATAGAGTCAAGGATGAGGAACGAGATGAGATTGAAGCTGTTCACCCTTGACCCCGACACACAG AAACTCGATTTGTCAGGAATAGAACCAGATGTGAAGCAGTTTGAAGAGAAATTTGGCAAGCGCGTGCTCATTAACTGCAACGACCTCTCATTTAATCTGCAAAGCTGCGTGGCCGAGAACGAGGAAGGACCCACGACAAAT GTGGAGCCTTTCTACGTGACACTGTCACTGTTTGACATCCAAAATGGAAGAAAGATTTCATCTGACTTCCACGTGGACCTCAACCATCCATTTGTCAGGGGGATGATGCCCAATTATGAGACTCAGTATATAAATGGGGGAGGTGACATCATCCCTGAAGGCCCACGATTGGTTCATGGAGTGCCAGAAACAGTCATGTGCTATCCCcggcag GGAGTTTTTTCAATAACATGCCCCCACCCTGATATCTTCCTGGTGGCTCGCATCGAGAAGGTGCTGCAGGGAGGAATCAATCACTGCGCCGAGCCTTACATGAAGAGTTCTGACTCCACCAAG GTGGCTCAGAAAGTTCTGAAAAATGCCAAGTTGGCATGTCATCGCTTAGGCCAGTACAGAATGCCTTTTGCTTGGTCAGCCAG GCCACTGTTCAAAGACGCTTCTGGGACGCTTGACAAAAGTGCTCGCTTCTCGCCTTTGTACAGACAAGACAACAACAAGCTGTCCAATGACGACATGCTCAAATTGCTGGCTGACTTCAGAAA gcCAGAGAAAATGGCCAAGCTGCCTGTAATCCTCGGAAATCTTGACGTGACCATCGACAACGTAGCTCCGGACTTGACCA ATTGCGTTACCTCATCCTACATTCCCGTGAAGCAGTTTGATCTGAGCGAGAAGAGTCCAGTCTTTTTTGAGGTGGAGGAGTTTGTGCCATACATCGCCAAATGCTCCCAACCTTTCACCATCTACAACAATCACCTCTACGTCTACCCCAAATTCTTAAAGTACGACGGCCAGAAGTCTTTTGCAAAG GCTAGAAACTTGGCCGTCTGCATTGAGTTTATGGACTCAGATGATGAAGACGCTTTACCAATTAAG TGCATCTACGGGCGGCCTGGAGGACCTCTGTTTCGTAAAAGTGCCTTTGCTGCGGTATTGCATCATCAGCAGAATCCCGAGTTCTACGATGAG TTTAAGATTGAACTTCCAACCCAGCTTCATGAGAAACATCATCTCCTCTTCACTCTCTATCATGTCAGCTGTGAAAGCAACAGCAAGGCTAGCACGAAAAAGAGAGAGCAGGTTGAGACGCAAG TGGGTTACGCCTGGCTTCCTCTGCTGAAAGACGGCCGTGTGATCATGAACGAGTGTCACATCCCCGTGGCGGCCAACCTGCCTGCTGGATATCTCAGCTGCCAGGGAGGTGCCAGCAAG catTCAGGTCCCGAAGTCAAATGGGTTGATGGAGCCAAGCCTTTATTTAAGGTGTCGACTCACCTCGTGTCCACCATTTACACTCAG GATCAACATTTGCACAATTTCTTTCATCACTGTCAGAGTATTGCATCATCACCCCAAGCACCGGGAGGTGAACTGGTCAAATACTTGAAG AGTCTGCACGCCATGGAAAGTCACGTGATGATCAAGTTCTTGCCTACCACTCTGAATCAACTGTTTCGGGTGCTGACCAGCGCCAGCCAAGaagatgtagcagtcaacgtcaCCAG AGTCATGATCCACATTGTGGCCCAGTGTCATGAGGAGGGATTGGAGCACTACCTGAGGTCATATGTGAAg TTTGTTTTCAAGACTGAGCCATACACAGTGTCCACCAGCCGAAGCGTGCACGAAGAGCTGGCTAAAGCCATGACCGCCATCCTGAAGCCTTCTACCGACTTCCTCACATGTAACAAGCTGCTCAAG TATTCCTGGTATTTCTTTGAAGCCTTAGTCAAGTCCATGGCTCAGTATTTGGTTCAGAGCTGTAAAGTGAAG CTGTCTCGGAATCAGAGATTCTCAGCATCCTTTCATCACACCGTCGAGACTGTGGTCAACATGATGATGCCTCACATCACTCAAAAATACAAAGACAATCTAGATGCTGCCAGGAATGCCAACCATAGCCTGGCTGTCTTCATCAAG CGCTGTTTCAACCTGATGGACCGAGGTTTCGTGTTTAAACAAATCAACAACTACATCAATTGCTTTATGCCTGGAGATCCCAAG ACGCTGTTTGAGTTCAAGTTTGAGTTCCTCCGTGTTGTGTGCAACCACGAGCACTATGTTCCTTTGAACCTGCCCATGCCTTTTGGAAAAGGGAGGATACTGAGATTTCAAG ACCTCCAACTGGATTACTCGCTGACAGATgacttttgcaagaaccacttcCTGGTTGGACTGCTTCTACGGGAGGTCAACGCAGCCCTGCAGGAGTTCAGGGAGATTCGACAGATAGCCATTCAGGTCCTGAAGAACCTGATGATGAAGCACACGTTTGATGACCGCTACACTTCCAAA AGTCAGCAGGCGAGGTTGGCGACCCTCTACTTGCCTCTGTTTGGTTTGCTGCAAGAGAATGTCAACAGGCTGAATGTGAAGGAAGTGACCCCCTTCACCGTCAACCACTGCAATAGC AATGGAAGAGAAGATTCTCTCCTCACCAACACTTTGATGACACCGCCCAGATCCAGCACTTTTTTGGACACCAGCTTGCACAAAGATGTTTTTGGAGCTATCTCCGGAACTG CCTCCCCTCACGCATCCTCGACACCCAATGTTAACTCTGTGCGCCACGCAGATTCCCGAGGCTCCCTCATCAGCACCGACTCTGGCAACAGTCTACCGGAGAGGAACACAGAAAAGGGCAACTCTTTAGACAAG AGTCAGCCGGCCTCGTCAATGGGCAGCCTTCTCCGATGCGATAAACTCGAGCAGGCAGAGATCAAGAGCTTCCTCATGTGCTTCCTACATCTGCTCAAAAGCATGTCCGAGG ACGCTTTGTTTACGTACTGGAACAAAGCGACATCTGCTGAGCTGATGGACTTCTTCACGCTGGTCGA AGTGTGTCTCCATCAATTCAGATACATGGGAAAGAGGTACATTGCAAG gaaccaggacggggcaggACCCGTAGCGCATGAGAGGAAGTCTCAGACTCTGCCTGTGTCCCGTAACAGGGCGGGAATGATGCATGCCCGCTTAcaacagctcagcagcctggatAACTCATACACTTTTAACCACA CTTACAGTCACACGGATGCCGACACATTGAACCATTCTCTGCTGGATGCCAATATCGCCACTGAAGTGTGCCTCACCGTCCTCGACACCCTCAGTATCTTTATCATGGgtttcaag ACCCAATTGTGCGTCGACCACGGCCACAGCCCATTGATGAAGAAAGTTTTTGAAGTCCACCTGTGTTTTCTGCGAATTAATCAGTCAGAAACTGCCCTCAAACAGGTCTTCACCTCATTGCGGACTTTCATCTACAAG TTTCCCAGCACGTTTTTTGAGGGCCGCGCTGACATGTGCGCCGCATTCTGCTACGAGATCTTAAAGTGTTGTAACTCCAAATTGAGCTCCATTCGCAGCGATGCCGCCCATCTGCTCTACTTTCTCATGAAGAGCAACTTTGACTACACGGGGCGCAAGTCTTTTGTCAGGACACATTTGCAG GTGGTGATTGCTGTCAGTCAGTTGATAGCCGACGTCATCGGGATTGGAAGTACTCGCTTCCAGCACTCCTTGTCTATAATCAACAATTGTGCCAATAGTGACAGAACAATCAAG AACACAGCTTTCCCATACGATGTGAAGGACCTGACCAAGCGAATCCGAACAGTGTTGATGGCCACGGCTCAGATGAAGGAGCACGAGAGAGACGCTGAAATGCTGGTGGACCTCCAATACAGCCTGGCCAAGTCTTACACCAGCACACCGGAGCTCAGGAAAACCTGGCTGGACAGCATGGCTCGGATCCACGTCAAGAATGGAGATTTGTCTGAG GCGGCCATGTGCTACGTTCATGTGGCAGCGCTGGTGGCAGAATACCTGCGGAGAAAAG GCATGTTCAAACAAGGCTGCTCGGCGTTCGAAGTCGTGACGCCAAACATCCACGAAGAAGCGGCCATGATGGAGGACGTCGGCATGCAGGACGTCCACTTTAACGAA GACGTCCTTATGGAGCTTTTGGAGGAGTGCGCCGACGGCCTGTGGAAAGCCGAACGTTACGAGCTCATCTCGGAAATCTACAAATTGATTATCCCCATTTATGAGAAGCGGAGAGACTTTGAG AAACTGGCCCGCCTGTACGACACGTTGCATCGAGCGTACAGTAAAGTCACAGAGGTGATGCACACGGGCAAGAGGTTGTTGGGGACCTACTTCAGAGTAGCCTTCTTTGGCCAG GGCTTCTTTGAGGATGAAGATGGCAAGGAATATATCTACAAAGAACCCAAATTCACACCGTTGTCTGAGATATCCCAGAGGCTCCTCAAATTGTATTCCGACAAGTTTGGTCAAGAGAATGTGAAGATGATTCAGGACTCTGGAAAG ATCAACCCCAAAGACTTGGATTCCAAGTATGCTTACATACAAGTGACGCATGTGACGCCTGATTTGGAGGACAAAGAACTGGCAGACAGGAAGACGGATTTTGAAAGAAGCCACAACATCCGCCGCTTTGTGTTCGAGATGCCTTTCACCGTGTCGGGCAAAAAGCAAGGCGGGGTGGAGGAGCAGTGCAAACGCAGGACTATTCTAACCA CCACACACCGTTTTCCTTACGTGAAGAAACGTATCCCCGTGATGTACCAGCAACACAAAGACCTCAGCCCCATCGAGGTGGCCATCGATGAGATGAACAAGAAGGTCGCTGAGCTGAATCAATTGTGCTCCGCCAATGAGGTGGACATGATTCGGTTGCAGCTCAAACTGCAGGGAAGCATCAGCGTCCAG GTGAATGCCGGTCCACTAGCGTACGCTCGAGCTTTTTTGGATGACGCGAGTGCCAAGAAGTATCCCGATAACAACGTCAAACAACTGAAAGAAGTCTTCAG GCATTTCGTCGAAGCGTGCGGCCACGGCTTGGGCATCAACGAGCGGCTCATCAAAGAGGACCAGCAGGAGTATCACGACGAGATGAAGGCCAACTACAGAGATCTAGCCAGGGAGCTGTCCATCATCATGCACGAGCAA ATCAGCACAGTGGAAGACGGCATCAAAAGCCCTCTTCCCGATTCGCTTCACATCTTCAACGCCATCAGCGGCACGCCCACGGGGGCTACCATCCAGGGcatccccagctcttcttcgGTGGTGTGA